One window from the genome of Asterias rubens chromosome 11, eAstRub1.3, whole genome shotgun sequence encodes:
- the LOC117296709 gene encoding uncharacterized protein LOC117296709, whose amino-acid sequence MSTPKAVTKVKERRHSVNVTMSVVHKTNRSEDKKLERHVEHLKQKDHADKVRHCTEVRKIEKELESMQIQVQRANRTFTRKETMGRDVPYMFGQKIAANQPRKIRQRSQRGDSAAAALNKVASNVDLGGKNRFRSAVMAVCVAKGMGSTDSSPQDQANEQESSEGKVISEDKITSGGGGFTTTRTRSRTHPMDRPFTSPVKNSRRSSSFMRPASTSLDSMRTSNQGINPARSAGRRHTVASLTRPQSRTDSPSPPSTLPDLVSAARATIVHAAESAKAASILKRRGSAVSTVTAAERELERRRSSAALRMQEIKTDLTRRDGDLQDRIKLFIKTGMPGESLTKSHRRRLSVLPLEVHSMCSNDSE is encoded by the coding sequence ATGTCGACACCCAAAGCTGTCACTAAAGTGAAAGAGCGCCGTCACAGCGTGAATGTGACGATGTCAGTGGTCCATAAAACAAACCGGTCTGAAGACAAGAAACTGGAGAGACACGTCGAGCATCTCAAACAGAAGGACCACGCCGACAAGGTGCGGCACTGCACCGAGGTCCGCAAGATCGAGAAGGAACTTGAATCCATGCAGATACAGGTCCAGAGAGCGAACCGCACTTTCACGAGAAAGGAGACAATGGGGCGTGACGTCCCGTACATGTTCGGCCAGAAGATCGCCGCAAATCAACCGCGCAAGATCAGGCAGCGAAGCCAACGCGGTGACTCGGCTGCCGCGGCCCTAAACAAGGTCGCAAGTAACGTGGACCTCGGCGGGAAGAATCGATTCCGATCGGCGGTGATGGCCGTGTGTGTCGCTAAAGGTATGGGGAGTACTGATTCCTCCCCACAGGATCAGGCCAATGAACAAGAGTCATCAGAAGGAAAAGTCATCTCGGAGGATAAGATAACTTCTGGAGGTGGTGGTTTTACGACTACGAGAACGCGTagtcgaacgcacccaatggaCAGACCCTTCACAAGCCCCGTTAAAAACTCAAGGCGTTCCTCGTCATTCATGCGTCCAGCGTCGACATCTTTGGATAGCATGCGGACCAGCAATCAAGGAATCAATCCCGCAAGAAGTGCCGGCAGACGGCACACCGTAGCGAGTCTTACACGCCCACAGTCACGCACGGACTCCCCATCCCCGCCATCGACTCTGCCGGACTTGGTGAGTGCTGCCCGTGCAACCATCGTGCACGCTGCGGAGTCGGCTAAAGCCGCCTCGATACTCAAACGGAGGGGCAGCGCAGTCAGCACGGTCACGGCTGCCGAGCGGGAGCTCGAAAGACGGCGGTCGAGTGCCGCGCTCCGCATGCAGGAGATCAAGACGGACTTGACGAGACGGGACGGGGATCTACAGGATCGGATTAAACTTTTCATCAAGACGGGCATGCCAGGGGAATCGCTTACCAAGTCACATCGTCGACGGCTCAGTGTGTTGCCACTTGAAGTGCATTCAATGTGCTCGAATGACTCCGAATAA